The genomic stretch ACCTTCGACCGTGGTAGACGCATCAAAGCTGTTTCCGGCCCCCAGCGACAGGCCCAGCCGGTAGTTGCGCGACTGTTCAGACGTACAGGTCAGCACCAGGTCGCCAAAGCCGGACAGACCGGCCAGTGTGGCAGTTTCCGCGCCCAAATGCTGTGCAAGGCGTGTCATTTCCGAAAATCCCCGTGTCATCAGTGCGGCGCGCGCGCTTTGGCCCAGTCCCGCACCAATGGCGACGCCACAGGCGATGGCGATGACGTTCTTCAGCGCCCCGCCCAGCTCGGCCCCTTTGGTGTCCGTGGTGCGATAAAGCCGCATATTTTTCGTTGTTAGAGCCTGTTGTAGTGTCTTTCCGGCACCGTCATCCGCACAGGCAAGTGTCAAGGCAGTGGGCAGACCACGGGCAATATCGGCGGCAAAGCTGGGCCCGGTCAGGATCGCGGCGGTGGCCTTCGGAATGGTGTCACGGATCACCGTGACCGGTCCGCGCCCCGTCGACACCTCGAAGCCCTTGCAGCAGGCGACCAGATTGGCGGTGCTGTTGGCGGGAATGTGGTCCGCCAGAAACCCCGCCAACCGCTGCATCGGGACCGCAAGCAAGATCACATCTGCGGCCAAAGCCTGCTTGATATCCCATGTTAGAGACAGGTTTTGAGGAAATTCAACATCCGGCAACCGCGCCGAGTTGGTGCGGCTGGCCTGCATGTCAGCCACATGATCGGGGTTGCGCGCCCACAGTGTGACCTGACCCTTTTGCGCGAGCGAAATCGCCAGCGCAGTGCCAAAGGCACCTGCCCCAAGAACCGAAACACTCATGCCTTGGCCCCTTTCTTGCCGCTGCCCAACATCGCCTGACTGGTGGTGTCCAGCGGCATTCTGGGCCGCGGCGACAAGTCCATGCCATCGGGTGCGCGGTTTTGCATCTGTTCGATGGCGGCATAGGCGATCATCGCCGCATTGTCGGTACACAAGGCCAGCGGCGGCGCGACAAACGGGATCCCGTTTGCGCTTGAAACAGTCTCTAACGCTGCCCGAACGGTCTGGTTTGCGGCCACTCCGCCGGCAACACACAACGCTTTGACCGGACCACTGGCCACCAAGGCACGTCGGCACTTTTCTTCCAGAACATCTGCCACGGCAGACTGAAATCCGGCGGACAGGTCGGCCTGATCCTGCTCGGTCAGCCCACCTTTTTGGGCAATCACCTTGTCACGGGTGCGCAGTGTTGCGGTTTTCAGGCCAGAGAACGACATATCGCAGCCGTCGCGATCCAGCAGCGGACGCGGCAAGGCAAAGCGTTTTGCATCGCCGCCCATCGCTGCGCGTTCAATCGACGGCCCGCCGGGTTGTGGCAGGCCGATCAGGCGGGCCACCTTGTCGAACGCCTCGCCCGGCGCATCGTCGATTGTGCCGCCCAGACGGCGAAATTCATCCGGTCCCGACACCAGCAGAAACTGGCAGTGCCCGCCCGACACCAACAGCATCAGGTAAGGATAGGCCACCGCGTCCGTCAGGCGCGGTGTCAGCGCGTGGCCCGCAAGATGATTCACACCATACATCGGAACATCCAGCGCCGCCGCCAACCCCTTGGCCAGCATCACACCAGAGACCACGCCACCAATCAGACCCGGCCCGGCCGTCACCGCGATTGCGTCAATATCCTCTATGTTAGTCTCTGCTTCGGCCAATGCCTGCCGCACCACGCCATCCAGCTTCTCCGCATGGGCGCGCGCCGCGATCTCGGGCACCACCCCGCCGAAATCCGCGTGCAGGCTGGTTTGCCCCAGCACCACCGACGACAGCACCTGCCGCCCCCGCAACACAGCCGCCGCCGTGTCGTCGCAGCTGCTTTCGATGCCCAGCACCGTCAGATCGTTGTTCATGATGCGTGTCCGTTGCGCATTGTTCCGCTCCGAGGTAACACCTGAACATCCTTCAAACAACCAGAGCGCAGCATGTCACGGCACCGGATCACGCTTTTGATGACCCGCCCCGACGCCGGATCGCGCGCCTTTGTCGCGGCCCTGCCCGATGTGGTCACGCAATGCTGCGAGGTGATCATCTCTCCGCTGATGGATATTGCCCCGCTGGCTACAGACATGCCCGTTTGCGACGTGGCGATTTTCACCTCGGCGCATGGTGTCGCCCATGGACCGCAAGCGCTGGGTCGGCGCGCTTATTGTCTGGGCCATGCAACAACCCAGGCCGCGCGTCAGGCCGGCTGGCGGGCGCAGCAAGCCGGACAAGATGCCGCAACCCTGATCGCCGCCCTGATCGCGCAGCACCCCAAAGGGCGGCTGGTGCATTTTTCAGGCACGCACACACGCGGCAATGTGGCGGACCAATTGCGCGCCGCCGCACTGAATGCCGACAGCGTCGCGGTTTATGACCAGCGGCTGTTACCGCTGAGCGATATTGCAAAAAACAGGCTGGGTGGGGAGAATCCTGTCATTGTGCCTCTTTTTTCTCCACGCAGCGCGCTACATTTCAGTCGATGTGCGGTGGTCTCTGCCCCGCTGTATCTGGGGGCAATCAGCACGGCGACCGCTGCAAACTGTGCTGCATTGAACCATTTGGCCGTGCAAATCGCACAAAGGCCGGACAGGGAAGCGATGGTTGAGGTGGTGCAAAATCTGCTGAGGCGGGTGCTATCGGCTTGAAGCCTTGCAACGGTGACGGCTAAGTTTGAACCGGCGCGTGCAGACGCGTCTGAGAATCGGAAGGTAATATTGTGGCGAAATCCAAGTCTCCCAAGAGCGGTGATCCAACGGAAGACACAGACAAGGTCACCGTTGATCTGAACCCAGACGATGAAATCGCTCCGTCTTCCGAGGCACCAAAAGAGGAAGGGCCGGAAGAAGACGCCAAAGCCGAAGACGCGCCCGCCGAAGACACTCCGGATGAAGAGATTGTTCTGTCCGAACCGGAAAGTGCAGAGGCCGGGATTGCCGACGCGCCGCAGCCCGACGCGACAGACACGCCAGAGATTTCCGACACAGAGACACCAACCGACCGGCCAGAACCGGAAACAGACGCAGACGCGCCTGCGCAGACCCCCACGCAGACCATCGTGCCGACAGCCGAACCCAAGCAGAGCGGCAGCCGCTTTTGGCCGCTGGTGCTGGGCGGTGTCGTGGCCGCCGGCCTTGGGTTTGTTGCGGGCAAGGCGCCGATACTTGACCCGATGCTGCCACAAAGCTGGCGCAGCGCGGGTGAAGATACGCAAGCCACTGCCGACCTCGCGGCTATGGAGCAGACCATCAGCCAGTTGCGCGGCGAAATCGAAGACCTGCGTGGCCAGATTTCCGCCGCACCCGAAGACAGCTCTGACGCGGTGAACGCCCTGGCCGCATCGGTCGAACAGCTGGCCAGCCGGGTCGAGGGTCTTGAGCGGCTGCCGCAGCCGTCCGCAGATGCAACTGGAAACGCGGATGTCACAGCGCTGACCGACCAGATGGCCCAGCAACAGGCGCAGATCGACAAGCTGTTGCAGGACGCGCAGTTGATGCAGAATACGGCGGCAACGGCTGCGGGCAACACGTTGGCCCGTGCCGCCGTAACGCGCGTGCTTGCTGCCGTGGACAGTGGTGCACCCTTTGACAGCGCGCTGGCCGATGTGGCCGCCAACAGCGACATTGAAATTCCGCCAGCATTGCAAAGCGTTGCCGAAACCGGCGTTGTGCCCTTGTCCGAGTTGCAACAAACCCTGCCCGATGCTGCCCGCGCGGCACTCGCGGCGGCACGCACCAATGCAACCGACGCGGCCGGCGGGTTTAGCGGTTTTCTAAAACGTCAGTTGGGCGCAAGGTCGGTACAGCCACGCGAGGGCAATGATCCCGACGCGATTCTGTCGCGGGTCGAAGCGGCCACACGTCAGGGGCACCTTGGCGATGCTTTGGCAGAAGCCGAAACCCTGCCCGATCCGGCCAAGGCCGAACTGCAATCCTGGATGGACGCCGCAACCGCCCGTCTTGAGGCCATGAATGCCGCCGAAACGCTGATGCAGCGTTTGGCCGCGAACTGAGGGGACCCGCATGATCTGGTCACTGGTAAAAATCGTACTGTTCGTCTGCGCCGTTGCCGCCATCGCGTTGGGCGCGGGGTATCTGCTGGAAAGCCAAGGGGGCGTGCAGGTGGTCGTCGCGGGCACCGAATTCACGCTGGGGCCACTTGAATCGGTCATGGCACTGACCCTGCTGGTTCTGGCCGTCTGGCTGCTGATCAAGATCATCGGCGCGCTGATTGCTGTCTGGCACTTTCTGAATGGCGACGAGACAGCGATAACCCGTTATTTCGCGCGCAACCGTCAGGCCAAGGGATTCAACGCACTGGCCGAGGGTATGATGGCGCTGGCCTCGGGCGAGGGCCGACTTGCAATGACCAAAGCCGCCAAGGCCGAAAAGTACCTCAAGCGACCGGAACTGACCGACCTGCTGACTGCACAGGCGGCCGAGATGTCAGGCGACTGGCGCAAGGCGGAACAGACCTATCGCAAGCTGGTGCAAAACGAACAGACCCGTTTTGTCGGTGTGCGCGGGATCATGAAGCAGAAGCTGGCCGAAGGTGACACAGCGACGGCGCTGGAGCTGGCCAAAAAGGCCTTCGCGTTGAAACCGCGCCATACGGAAACCGGCGATGTATTGCTGAAACTGCAAGCCCAGTCGTCGGATTGGGCCGGTGCGCGCACCACGCTGCACACCAAGTTGAAAACCGGAGCGCTGCCCCGCGACGTGCACAAACGCCGCGACGCGGTGCTGGCCCTGTCCGAAGCGAAACAGGTGTTCGAGGCCGACCAGACCATCGAAGCCCGTGAAGCCGCGATTGAGGCGAACCGGCTGTCGCCCGATCTAATCCCCGCAGCGGTTATGGCCGCGCAAAGCTATATCCAGCAGGGCAACAAGAAATACGCCAGCCGCGTGATCAAGAAGGCCTGGGAGGCAATGCCGCATCCCGATCTGGCCGCGACCTTTGCCGCGATCGAACCCGAAGAAACGGCCGCCGCGCGGATGAAACGGTTTCAGACCCTGACCAAGCTGCACCGCGATCATTCGGAAACGCGGATGTTGCTGGCCGAACTGCACATCGCGAACGAGGATTTCCCGCAGGCGCGGCGCGATCTGGGCGATCTGTTTGAAACCGATCCCACCGCGCGTGTCGCAACGCTGCTGGCCGCCATCGAACGTGGTGAAGGGGCGCCCGACAATGTGGTCAAGGGCTGGCTGACCCGCGCCCTGACCGTGCCGCGCGGGCCGCAGTGGGTTTGCGAAAACTGCCTGCACATTCACGCCAACTGGCAGCCCGTTTGCGAAAACTGCCAAAGCTTTGACACGCTCGCATGGATCAAACCGCCGATGGCCGAAGTTGCGATGCCCGGCAGCATCGGCATGTTGCCAATGATTGTCGGCAACCCCGAGCCACAACCGGAACCCGATCTGACGATGATCGAGGATGCCGAATTGCTGGACACGGACGCCCCCGACACGACCGAGGACCTGAGCGAGGAACCATCGCGCAACTAGGGGCGCTATGAAGGCCGCAGAAATCGAACTCTGCGGCCTTTTATGACAACGATACGTGGTTCTGGTTTTTTCGAAAGCGCTCTGACATCCGCAAAATCAGACCATTCCTGCCCTAATCCTGTCGCAGTCTGCCGTCACATTTGTGTTGAACATTGGCCAATGCCATCTTTGACACTTGCAGCGGACGAACAAAATGACATCTTCGATCAGTTTTCAGGAGCGTCTTAAACGGCTTGAAGCGAAACACGGACAACCTGCGTTTGCTGGGCATCCCAAGGCACCGGAGCGGATCGACGCAAGCGATCAATCCGGCGCGCTGACCTCTCCCAAAATGCTGATTCTGGGTTTTGCAGGTCTGGTTTCGCTGGTGGTCATTGGATCTGTTCTGACTGTTCTGATGACTGTCACCTGACAGAGCACTTTCGAAGAAACCGGATGCACAAAAAGCCGCCCCTTTCGGAGCGGCTTTTTGCAAATTTCGGACCATCAGCGCCGATCAGTAACGGTAGTGTTCCGGCTTGAACGGACCTTCGGGCGTGACACCGATATAGGCGGCCTGCTCGGCGTTCAGTTCGGTCAGCTTGACGCCAATTTTTGCCAGATGCAGACGGGCGACTTTTTCATCCAGATGCTTGGGCAGGATGTAGACATCGTTTTCGTAGTTGTCGCCACGGGTCCACAGTTCGATCTGCGCCAGAACCTGATTGGTAAAGCTGGCGGACATCACGAACGACGGGTGACCGGTGGCGTTGCCGAGGTTCAACAGGCGGCCCTCGGACAGCAGGATCAGACGGTGCCCGTTGGGCATCTCGATCATGTCCACCTGTTCCTTGATGTTGGTCCACTTGTGGTTCTTCAGGGCAGCAACCTGAATTTCATTGTCAAAGTGGCCGATGTTGCCAACGATAGCCATGTCCTTCATCTCGCGCATGTGCTCGATGCGGATCACGTCCTTGTTGCCTGTAGTGGTGATAAAGATGTCGGCGTCGGCCACAACGTCTTCGAGCAGCACAACCTCGAAACCGTCCATCGCCGCTTGCAGGGCGCAGATCGGATCAACCTCGGTGACTTTCACGCGGGCACCGGCACCGCGCAGCGATGCGGCCGAACCTTTGCCAACGTCGCCGTAACCCATGACGACCGCAACCTTGCCGGCCATCATGGTGTCGGTGGCGCGGCGGATGCCGTCAACCAGCGATTCCTTGCAGCCGTATTTGTTGTCGAACTTCGACTTGGTGACCGAGTCGTTCACGTTGATCGCGGGGAAGGGCAGTTGACCCTGTTTTTTCAAGTCGTACAGACGGTGCACACCCGTGGTGGTTTCTTCGGAAACGCCCACGATCTGCGTGCGCATCTTGGTGAACCAGCCGGGGCTGGCGGCCATGCGTTTCTTGATCTGGGCGAAAATCGCCTCTTCCTCTTCCGATTTCGGAATGGCGATCAGCTCGTCCTCACCCTGTTCAACGCGCGCGCCCAGCAGGATGTACAGCGTGGCGTCGCCGCCATCGTCCAGGATCAGGTTGGGGCCGTCTTCGAACATGAACGACTTGTCCAGATAATCCCAATGCTCGACCAGCGACTGGCCCTTGATCGCAAAGACAGGCACGCCGCTGGCTGCGATGGCTGCGGCCGCGTGGTCCTGGGTCGAGAAGATGTTGCACGATGCCCAACGCACGTCCGCGCCCAGCGCGACCAGCGTTTCGATCAGAACAGCGGTCTGGATCGTCATGTGCAGGGACCCGACAATGCGCGACCCTTTCAATGGTTTGCTTTCGCCATATTCCTCGCGCAGGGCCATCAGCCCCGGCATTTCGGTTTCGGCGATGTCCAGTTCCTTGCGGCCATATTCGGCCAGCGCGATGTCCTTGACGATATAGTCGTTTGCCATGAGGGCCCTCGTGGGTGTTGTGAAATTTGGTCAGCGCATATCAGTCTGACTCTTTCTAAACAATGGATAACCCCATTCAAGTAACGCACAGACGACGACGCCACAGGCCCAGACACGACAAAACCGGCCGGGCAGGGGCCGGGCCGGTCGGAAGTGCCTGACGGAATACGGTATTATTCGGTCAGCATGGCCACCAATTCGTCAGCATCCTGACCGCCGTTCCAGTCTTCTCCGGTTTCCAGAACACAGCTGTTGCCATCGGGCAGATACTGAACCAGCGACCATGTCCCGTTCCGCTCGGACGCCCACAGCTGGGTGTCCTTGGCTTCCTGACCGGCAACAGGTGTTTCCCCGTACCAATCCACCAGCGAAGCTTCCATTTCAGCGCTGGACATACATGTGCCTGCCGCCATTGCAGTCGAGGCAGAGAAAATCAGTGCGGCGATGGTCAAAACGGGTTTCATGATGTGCTCCTTCAGGGATAGAACACGTTAAGGCGAAAATGGTTCCGTTCTTTTGCAAGAGGTTACATGGCACGCGCATCGAAATCAGCCCCCAGAGCCTGGCAAAGGATGCTGTCGGGACGGCGTCTGGACCTGCTGGACCCGACCCCCGTGGACATCGAGATCGAGGATATTGCTCACGGTCTGGCCTTTGTTGCGCGGTGGAACGGGCAGACGCGGGGCGACTTTGCCTATTCGGTGGCGGAACACTCGTTGCTGGTGGAAACCATCTTTGGCCGCATCGCACCGAATGCCCCTGCAAAGTGGCGACTTGCGGCGCTTTTGCACGACGCGCCCGAATATGTGATCGGCGACATGATCTCGCCGGTAAAGGCGGCCATCGGGCCAAGTTACGGCGTTCTGGATGAACGGTTGGAGGCGGCCGTGCATCTGCGTTTTGGTCTGCCAGCCAAAGTGCCCGTAGCGGTCAAGAAACAGATCAAGCGGGCCGACACCGTCAGCGCGTGGATGGAAGCGACCGAGATTGCCGGATTCTCGAACGCCGAAGCTGACAAGATTTTCGGGAAGCCGGACCCCGACCTGATAGATGGCCTTTCAATCATCCTGCGCCCACCCGTCGAGACCCGCGCAGATTTCACCGCACGCCATGCGGAATTGCTGAGGAGTTTACCATGATTCATGTTCGCCAAGCCACGACGCTGGATGCGTCATCCATGGCAGATCTACTGAACGCCATTATTGAAAAGGGCGGCACAACGGCCTTGACCCGCACCGTGACGGCCGCAGACATCAAGGAACGGATGGCGGCGCAAGGTGACCGTGCGGTGTGGCAGGTGGCGGTGGATGAAACCGAAGCGGTTGTGGGATTTCAATGGATTGCGCCCAACGCAAAACTGCCGCCCGAAGCCTGCGACATCGCCAGCTTCGTGCAGATCGGACGCACGGGACTGGGCATCGGGTCCGCTCTGTTTGATGCGACGCGCAAGGCCGCCGCGCGGCTGGGCTATGACTGGATCAACGCCACCATCCGCGCCGACAACGAGGGCGGGCTGACCTATTACCAAAGCCGGGGCTTTCGCGACTGGGCTTTTGACGAGGGTGTGACGCTGGACAGCGGTCAGGTGGTCAACAAGATCAGCAAACGGTTTGATCTGAAATAATCAGCGCGGCGACCGTTTCGCCAGAATGCGCTGCAAGGTCCGGCGGTGCATGTTCAACCGCCGCGCGGTTTCGCTGACGTTGCGGTCGCACAGCTCGTACACCCGCTGGATATGTTCCCAGCGCACGCGGTCCGCGCTCATCGGGTTTTCCGGGGGCGGGGGCAGATCATCGCCCCGCGCCAGCAACGCGTTGGTGATGTCGGTGGCATCCGCCGGCTTCGACAGATAGTCGGTGGCCCCGATTTTGACGGCGGCGACGGCAGTGGCAATCGCACCATAACCCGTCAGCACCACAACCCGTGCCTCCGGGCGGCGTTCGCGCAGCACCTCGACGATGTCCAGACCATTGCCATCCTCAAGCCGCAGATCAACGACCGCATAGGCAGGCGGACGGGCCGTGGCGATGGCGCGCCCTGCGGCCACGGAATCTGCGGTTTCAATCTCGAAACCACGTTTTTCCATCGCCTTGGCCAGACGGCGCAGAAACGGCTCGTCGTCGTCTACCAGCAGCAGCGACTTGTCTTCACCGATATCCTCGGGGCTAACCTCGGCCATGCCGTTTCTCCTGCATGAAATTCACTGTCCGCGACTATGAAGTGCGGCGCACCCCGCGTCAAACCTCACCTATGAATGTTCAACAAAGCACTGTACCCGGTCTGCCATCTGATCCGGGGTGACTTCGCGCCGGAAGAAATCGACAACGCCCTGTTCGGGCAGCACGAGATAGGTAAAAGTCGAGTGATCCACCAGGTACAGTTCATCTTCCGACGGATGGGCCTTGTAATAGGTCTTGTAGGCCTGACTTGCCGCTTTGACCTGTTCGGGTGAACCGGTCAGGCCGATCATTTTTTCATGCATGGCTTCGGCATATTCGCCCACAACTTCGGGTGTGTCCCGTTGCGGGTCGATGGAGATAAACGCGCCCGAGGCCGAAATGCCCCGATCCGCCAGCACATCCAGCGCATCGGAATTGCGCGCCACATCAAAGGGACAGACATCGGGGCAGAACGTATAGCCGAAATAGACCAGCGTGGGTTCGGTAATCACATCCTTGTCGGTCACGGTCTGCCCCTTGCCATTCACCAGCTCGAACGGGCCGCCGATCTGACCTGTGCCACCGGCAACAGCACTGCCGCGACATTGAGCGAACGCGTCGTCGCTGTTCATGCGCGTAAACAGAAATGTTCCGGTTACAACAGCGATGGCAGCAATAGCGGCAAGAATGGCAACAAGTCGGGTCATGGAGGGCCTCCGGCAAAGGATTGCGCCGAATGGCGCTGCGTGGAACACTGGTATGCAGCCCTAATGCGAATTTCAATGAACAGCATCGTGACATAATGGCCCAGCCCGATCTTGACCTGATGACCCGCGCCCAGCGGTCCAGCTGGATACGCCTGCGCACGCTGATCTTGCTGCGCTGGGTGGCCATTATCGGGCAGTTAACAGCCATCACAGTCGCCCAGCGGCTGTACGGGCTGCAACTGGAGCTGGGACTTTGCTATCTGGCAATCGGCGTGTCGGTGATCGGCAACCTGATCGCGATTTTTGTCTTTCCCGAAAACAAGCGCCTGACCGAGGTCGAGAACCTGATGATGGTGATGTTCGACCTGTTGCAGCTGGCGTTCCTGTTGTTTTTGACGGGCGGGCTGCACAACCCCTTTGCGCTGTTGATGCTAGGGCCGGTGACGATTTCTGCGGCTGTCCTGACCACACGGTCGGCCATCATGACAGGCGGCACTGCCATCATTCTGGTCACGTTGCTGTCGCAATATCATTTCCCGCTGCGCACCGATCATGGGCTTATTCTGCGCATCCCCGATATTTTTGTGTTCGGCGAATGGACAGCTCTGGTGATCGCCATTGTGTTCATCGGGGTCTATTCACGGCGCGTCACTTCGGAAATGGATTCGATGTCTGATGCGCTTTCTGCCACGCAGATGGCACTGGCGCGCGAGCAGAAGCTTACCGATCTGGGCGGCGTCGTGGCCGCCGCAGCGCATGAACTGGGCACGCCACTGGCCACCATCAAACTGACCAGCGCCGAATTGATCGAAGAACTGGACGATCCCGAATTGCGCGAAGATGCCGAACTGATCCGGGATCAGGCCGACCGCTGCCGTGATATCCTGCGGGACATGGGCCGCGCCGGCAAAGACGATCTGCACCTGCGGCAGGCGCCGCTGATGGCGGTGATTTCCGAGGCCGCCGAACCGCACAGCCATCGCGGCAAGCATATCCACTATACCCATGATCCCGACTCGGGCGATGAAATTGACCAACCGTCGATTCTGCGCAAACCCGAGATCATCCACGGCCTGCGCAACCTGATACAGAACGCTGTGGACTTCGCCGTGGCAAATGTCTGGGTCGAGGCACATTGGACCCAGACCACCATTTCACTGAGGATCATGGATGACGGACCCGGATATCCGCCACAGATGCTTGGCCGGATTGGCGATCCCTTTGTGACCCGGCGCCGGTCGGTTGGCGACAAGCAAGCACGCCCCGCATATGACGGCATGGGGTTGGGTTTGTTTATTGCCAAAACTCTGCTTGAACGATCGGGAGCGGAGCTGAATTTTGAAAACGGGTCAGACCCTTACACGTCGCCACGCCACCCGCGTCAGGCCCGGCTGGGCGCTATTGTCGAGGTGGTCTGGGTCCGGCGCGAAATCGAATCCAGCGCCGCAGAATTGGGACCTAACCAACGGTTTTCGCTGTGATTGCCTGCGATAGTTAATGCTCTGTTAACCTATTTTTGTTTTGGTTGCCTCTGCTTGTACAGACCCCGGGGCCCCCATGCCACTGATCGACATCATCATTATCGCAGCGACCGCACTTGTTTCTGCGGTTGCCGTGCTGGGGGCAATTTTCTGGCTGGGTGTCCGTGGTAGCAAGCCTAAAATTCATTTATTCAATGATATCAGTATTTTATTTGACCGTGATCTTGCAACCCACGCCAGCCCCTCGGCCCTTGTTGCGCTGGATTGCGAACTTGAAACGCTGACCTGGAGCCTGATGTATGACCAGCTGCGTCACCGGTTCAAGGATCTTCCACCCGATCCCGCGCTGTTGCCAGATGGGGTGCATTACATTCAGGCCTTGATGCGCGGCGATAACGGCTTGCTGACGATGGAAAAACGCGGGGCCGTTGTCGAACTCAGCTTGTCCGCAGCGGTCGAGTACAGCATCGGCCACAACGAACGAATGCAGCTGCTGCAAGCCAAGATTGACACACTTGAACGTTCCAGCACCTCGGCGCCCTATCCGATGTGGCAAAAGGATGGACAGGGGCACATTCTTTGGAAA from Pseudosulfitobacter sp. DSM 107133 encodes the following:
- a CDS encoding NAD(P)H-dependent glycerol-3-phosphate dehydrogenase — translated: MSVSVLGAGAFGTALAISLAQKGQVTLWARNPDHVADMQASRTNSARLPDVEFPQNLSLTWDIKQALAADVILLAVPMQRLAGFLADHIPANSTANLVACCKGFEVSTGRGPVTVIRDTIPKATAAILTGPSFAADIARGLPTALTLACADDGAGKTLQQALTTKNMRLYRTTDTKGAELGGALKNVIAIACGVAIGAGLGQSARAALMTRGFSEMTRLAQHLGAETATLAGLSGFGDLVLTCTSEQSRNYRLGLSLGAGNSFDASTTVEGAATARAIVQMTQASGVDMPITQTVARLLDGAADVPTSMATLLSRPLKEE
- the tsaD gene encoding tRNA (adenosine(37)-N6)-threonylcarbamoyltransferase complex transferase subunit TsaD, encoding MNNDLTVLGIESSCDDTAAAVLRGRQVLSSVVLGQTSLHADFGGVVPEIAARAHAEKLDGVVRQALAEAETNIEDIDAIAVTAGPGLIGGVVSGVMLAKGLAAALDVPMYGVNHLAGHALTPRLTDAVAYPYLMLLVSGGHCQFLLVSGPDEFRRLGGTIDDAPGEAFDKVARLIGLPQPGGPSIERAAMGGDAKRFALPRPLLDRDGCDMSFSGLKTATLRTRDKVIAQKGGLTEQDQADLSAGFQSAVADVLEEKCRRALVASGPVKALCVAGGVAANQTVRAALETVSSANGIPFVAPPLALCTDNAAMIAYAAIEQMQNRAPDGMDLSPRPRMPLDTTSQAMLGSGKKGAKA
- a CDS encoding uroporphyrinogen-III synthase translates to MSRHRITLLMTRPDAGSRAFVAALPDVVTQCCEVIISPLMDIAPLATDMPVCDVAIFTSAHGVAHGPQALGRRAYCLGHATTQAARQAGWRAQQAGQDAATLIAALIAQHPKGRLVHFSGTHTRGNVADQLRAAALNADSVAVYDQRLLPLSDIAKNRLGGENPVIVPLFSPRSALHFSRCAVVSAPLYLGAISTATAANCAALNHLAVQIAQRPDREAMVEVVQNLLRRVLSA
- a CDS encoding heme biosynthesis HemY N-terminal domain-containing protein encodes the protein MIWSLVKIVLFVCAVAAIALGAGYLLESQGGVQVVVAGTEFTLGPLESVMALTLLVLAVWLLIKIIGALIAVWHFLNGDETAITRYFARNRQAKGFNALAEGMMALASGEGRLAMTKAAKAEKYLKRPELTDLLTAQAAEMSGDWRKAEQTYRKLVQNEQTRFVGVRGIMKQKLAEGDTATALELAKKAFALKPRHTETGDVLLKLQAQSSDWAGARTTLHTKLKTGALPRDVHKRRDAVLALSEAKQVFEADQTIEAREAAIEANRLSPDLIPAAVMAAQSYIQQGNKKYASRVIKKAWEAMPHPDLAATFAAIEPEETAAARMKRFQTLTKLHRDHSETRMLLAELHIANEDFPQARRDLGDLFETDPTARVATLLAAIERGEGAPDNVVKGWLTRALTVPRGPQWVCENCLHIHANWQPVCENCQSFDTLAWIKPPMAEVAMPGSIGMLPMIVGNPEPQPEPDLTMIEDAELLDTDAPDTTEDLSEEPSRN
- the ahcY gene encoding adenosylhomocysteinase yields the protein MANDYIVKDIALAEYGRKELDIAETEMPGLMALREEYGESKPLKGSRIVGSLHMTIQTAVLIETLVALGADVRWASCNIFSTQDHAAAAIAASGVPVFAIKGQSLVEHWDYLDKSFMFEDGPNLILDDGGDATLYILLGARVEQGEDELIAIPKSEEEEAIFAQIKKRMAASPGWFTKMRTQIVGVSEETTTGVHRLYDLKKQGQLPFPAINVNDSVTKSKFDNKYGCKESLVDGIRRATDTMMAGKVAVVMGYGDVGKGSAASLRGAGARVKVTEVDPICALQAAMDGFEVVLLEDVVADADIFITTTGNKDVIRIEHMREMKDMAIVGNIGHFDNEIQVAALKNHKWTNIKEQVDMIEMPNGHRLILLSEGRLLNLGNATGHPSFVMSASFTNQVLAQIELWTRGDNYENDVYILPKHLDEKVARLHLAKIGVKLTELNAEQAAYIGVTPEGPFKPEHYRY
- a CDS encoding S-adenosyl-L-homocysteine hydrolase, encoding MKPVLTIAALIFSASTAMAAGTCMSSAEMEASLVDWYGETPVAGQEAKDTQLWASERNGTWSLVQYLPDGNSCVLETGEDWNGGQDADELVAMLTE
- a CDS encoding HD family hydrolase, producing MARASKSAPRAWQRMLSGRRLDLLDPTPVDIEIEDIAHGLAFVARWNGQTRGDFAYSVAEHSLLVETIFGRIAPNAPAKWRLAALLHDAPEYVIGDMISPVKAAIGPSYGVLDERLEAAVHLRFGLPAKVPVAVKKQIKRADTVSAWMEATEIAGFSNAEADKIFGKPDPDLIDGLSIILRPPVETRADFTARHAELLRSLP
- a CDS encoding GNAT family N-acetyltransferase, with the translated sequence MIHVRQATTLDASSMADLLNAIIEKGGTTALTRTVTAADIKERMAAQGDRAVWQVAVDETEAVVGFQWIAPNAKLPPEACDIASFVQIGRTGLGIGSALFDATRKAAARLGYDWINATIRADNEGGLTYYQSRGFRDWAFDEGVTLDSGQVVNKISKRFDLK
- a CDS encoding ActR/PrrA/RegA family redox response regulator transcription factor, with protein sequence MAEVSPEDIGEDKSLLLVDDDEPFLRRLAKAMEKRGFEIETADSVAAGRAIATARPPAYAVVDLRLEDGNGLDIVEVLRERRPEARVVVLTGYGAIATAVAAVKIGATDYLSKPADATDITNALLARGDDLPPPPENPMSADRVRWEHIQRVYELCDRNVSETARRLNMHRRTLQRILAKRSPR
- a CDS encoding SCO family protein; the encoded protein is MTRLVAILAAIAAIAVVTGTFLFTRMNSDDAFAQCRGSAVAGGTGQIGGPFELVNGKGQTVTDKDVITEPTLVYFGYTFCPDVCPFDVARNSDALDVLADRGISASGAFISIDPQRDTPEVVGEYAEAMHEKMIGLTGSPEQVKAASQAYKTYYKAHPSEDELYLVDHSTFTYLVLPEQGVVDFFRREVTPDQMADRVQCFVEHS